The Prunus persica cultivar Lovell chromosome G8, Prunus_persica_NCBIv2, whole genome shotgun sequence genome includes a region encoding these proteins:
- the LOC109950826 gene encoding MDIS1-interacting receptor like kinase 2-like produces the protein MHEEISFSVLNFDGKSMYEEIIRATEDFDSIYCIGKGGHGSVYRVNLSSASANIVAVKKLHLVWDGEIEFQKEFLNEVRALTEIRHRNIVKLYGFCAHKRHSFLVYEYLERGSLATILSKEEEAKELGWSKRVNIVKGVAHALSYMHHDCLPLIVHRDISSKNILLDPEYEACVSDFGTARFLNPDSTNWTTVAGTFGYMAPGN, from the coding sequence atGCATGAAGAGATTTCCTTTTCAGTTCTAAATTTTGATGGAAAATCAATGTATGAGGAAATCATAAGAGCAACAGAAGATTTTGATTCCATATATTGCATTGGGAAGGGAGGACATGGAAGTGTCTACAGAGTGAATTTGTCATCTGCCAGTGCCAACATAGTGGCCGTGAAGAAACTCCATCTCGTGTGGGATGGTGAGATAGAATTTCAGAAGGAGTTCTTAAATGAAGTAAGGGCACTAACTGAGATAAGACATCGGAATATTGTGAAGCTCTATGGTTTCTGCGCACATAAACGACACTCGTTTTTGGTATACGAGTATCTTGAAAGAGGTAGCTTGGCCACAATCTTGAGcaaagaggaagaggctaaAGAGTTAGGGTGGAGCAAAAGGGTGAATATCGTAAAAGGTGTAGCTCATGCCTTGTCTTACATGCACCACGATTGCTTGCCACTGATTGTACATCGTGACATCTCAAGCAAGAACATTTTGTTGGATCCTGAATATGAGGCCTGTGTTTCAGACTTTGGCACTGCTAGGTTTTTAAATCCAGACTCAACTAATTGGACTACCGTTGCAGGCACATTTGGCTACATGGCACCAGGTAATTAG
- the LOC109950751 gene encoding MDIS1-interacting receptor like kinase 2-like, with protein MEVNEKCDVFSFGVVTLEVIMGRHPGDVFSSLSSRASSSSSSASPAPEMPISDVLDQRISPPSNQEAGEVVSLAKIAFASLNPSPQCRPTMKKVSQLLSSTQRLHLSKPLHMTTCGELLALDSLTS; from the coding sequence ATGGAAGTGAACGAAAAGTGCGATGTTTTTAGCTTTGGAGTTGTCACACTAGAAGTAATTATGGGAAGACATCCAGGAGATGTTTTCTCATCTTTATCATCTCGGGCGTCATCGTCATCGTCATCTGCATCACCTGCCCCTGAAATGCCAATTTCGGATGTTCTGGACCAGCGCATCTCGCCACCCTCAAATCAAGAAGCAGGGGAGGTGGTGTCTCTTGCGAAGATAGCATTTGCATCCTTGAATCCCAGTCCGCAGTGTCGTCCAACAATGAAGAAAGTTTCTCAGCTCCTCTCATCAACTCAGAGGCTGCATTTGTCAAAGCCATTGCATATGACAACATGTGGTGAATTGCTTGCTCTTGATAGTTTGACTTCCTGA
- the LOC18766225 gene encoding probable leucine-rich repeat receptor-like protein kinase At1g35710: MTSLISAKLCFLPYCLVIFLYVSSPNWVVFLSATSTSHTEAKALLKWKASLFPNKALNHLTWYPPTYNINATNSSSTNPKPRTSPCTWTGVSCNAAGSVSKLNLSTSGIQGTLHEFSFLSFPNLEYLDLSFNKLFDAIPPQISYLSKLHYLDLSQNQFSGRIPPEIGNLKSLVELYLCQNQLDGSIPRSLGNLTSLTLLYPYRNKLSGLIPKEIGNLKSLVNLELSHNNLSGLIPPSIGNLIKLNTLYLHSNQLSGFIPKEIGNLKSLVDLELSYNNLSGLIPSNIGNLIKLNTLYLHDNQLSGLIPKEIGNLKSLVDLELSNNNLSGLIPSNIGNLIKLNILYLDDNQLSGLIPKEIGNLKSLVDLDLSYNNLSGLIPPNIGNLISLNTLYLHSNQLSGLIPKEIANLKSLVDLEFSYNNLSGLIPPNIGNLINLNYLYLNNNQLSGLIPKEIGNLKSLVDLDLSYNNLSGFIPPNIGNLIKLNILFLTSNQLSGLIPKEIGNLKSLVVLQLSYNNLSGLIPPNICQGGKLINFSVSANYLTGPIPKSLKNCTSLFRVRLDRNQLTGNISEDFGVYPNLDFMTISHNNLYGEISHTWGQCPKLTTLQMAGNNLTGSIPPEIGNTTQIHVLDLSLNHLVGVIPKAFGRLTYLEKLMLNGNKLSGSIPSEFGSLSDLEYLDLSANKFNESIPSILGHLFRLHYLNLSKNDLSQAIPLNLGKLVQLNDLDLSHNSLEGKIPSEMSNIQSLVPFPTLAHFEKLRQKH; encoded by the exons ATGACATCTTTAATTTCCGCTAAATTATGCTTCCTGCCTTATTGCCTTGTCATCTTCTTGTATGTTTCATCACCAAATTgggttgtttttctttctgctACTTCTACTTCTCATACTGAAGCAAAGGCTCTTCTCAAATGGAAAGCCAGCTTATTTCCAAATAAAGCCCTCAATCATCTCACCTGGTACCCTCCCACTTATAATATTAATGCCACCAATTCTTCCAGCACCAATCCAAAACCAAGAACAAGCCCATGCACTTGGACTGGTGTTTCATGCAACGCAGCTGGAAGTGTCAGCAAGCTAAACCTTTCCACTAGTGGTATTCAAGGTACGCTACATGAGTTTTCATTCTTGTCCTTCCCTAATCTTGAATATCTTGACCTCAGCTTCAACAAACTCTTTGATGCCATCCCACCTCAAATTAGCTACCTCTCCAAACTCCACTATCTTGATCTCTCCCAAAATCAGTTCTCTGGGAGAATCCCACCAGAAATCGGCAACCTAAAATCTCTTGTGGAACTATATTTGTGTCAGAATCAACTCGATGGTTCAATTCCAAGATCACTAGGCAATCTAACAAGCCTTACCCTTCTCTATCCCTATCGTAATAAACTTTCTGGTTTGATTCCCAAGGAGATAGGGAACTTGAAATCTCTTGTAAATCTAGAGTTGTCCCACAACAATTTAAGTGGTCTCATCCCTCCAAGTATTGGTAACTTAATAAAGCTAAATACTTTGTACTTGCATTCCAATCAACTTTCTGGTTTCATTCCCAAGGAGATTGGGAACTTGAAATCTCTTGTAGATCTAGAGTTGTCCTACAACAATTTAAGTGGTCTCATCCCTTCAAATATTGGTAACTTAATAAAGCTAAACACTTTGTACTTGCATGACAATCAACTTTCTGGTTTGATTCCTAAGGAGATAGGGAACTTGAAATCTCTTGTAGATCTAGAGTTATCCAACAACAATTTAAGTGGTCTCATCCCTTCAAATATTGGTAACTTAATAAAGCTAAACATTTTGTACTTGGATGACAATCAACTTTCTGGTTTGATTCCCAAGGAGATAGGGAACTTGAAATCTCTTGTAGATCTAGATTTGTCCTACAACAATTTAAGTGGTCTCATCCCTCCAAATATTGGTAACTTAATAAGCCTAAACACCTTGTACTTGCATTCCAATCAACTTTCTGGTTTGATTCCCAAGGAGATAGCGAACTTGAAATCTCTTGTAGATCTAGAGTTTTCCTATAACAATTTAAGTGGTCTCATCCCTCCAAATATTGGTAACTTAATAAACCTAAACTATTTGTACTTGAATAACAATCAACTTTCTGGTTTGATTCCCAAGGAGATAGGGAACTTGAAATCTCTTGTAGATCTAGATTTGTCCTACAACAATTTAAGTGGTTTCATCCCTCCAAATATTGGTAACTTAATAAAGCTAAACATTTTGTTCTTGACATCCAATCAACTTTCTGGTTTGATTCCCAAGGAGATAGGGAACTTGAAATCTCTTGTAGTTCTACAGTTGTCCTACAACAATTTAAGTGGTCTCATCCCTCCAAATATCTGCCAAGGCGGAAAACTCATAAACTTTTCAGTAAGCGCAAACTATTTGACCGGTCCAATCCCCAAAAGCTTGAAAAACTGCACGAGCTTATTCAGAGTCCGTCTTGACCGGAACCAATTGACAGGCAACATATCTGAAGACTTTGGTGTTTATCCGAATCTTGATTTTATGACTATAAGTCACAACAACTTGTATGGAGAAATCTCACACACCTGGGGACAATGCCCAAAGTTGACAACCCTACAAATGGCAGGAAACAACCTTACTGGCAGCATCCCACCTGAGATAGGCAACACAACCCAAATTCATGTGCTCGACCTTTCTTTAAATCACTTAGTTGGGGTGATTCCAAAGGCTTTTGGGAGACTGACATATTTGGAGAAGTTGATGTTGAATGGAAATAAACTTTCGGGTTCTATACCCTCAGAATTCGGATCATTGAGTGATCTTGAATATCTTGACTTGTCAGCAAACAAATTCAATGAGTCAATTCCGAGCATTCTAGGTCACTTGTTCAGATTGCACTACTTGAATTTGAGCAAAAACGATTTGTCTCAAGCAATTCCATTGAATTTGGGGAAGTTAGTACAATTAAATGACCTAGATTTAAGTCACAACTCACTTGAAGGTAAGATACCATCAGAAATGAGCAACATCCAGAGTTTG GTCCCCTTCCCAACACTCGCACATTTCGAGAAGCTCCGCCAGAAGCATTAA